In Athalia rosae chromosome 6, iyAthRosa1.1, whole genome shotgun sequence, one DNA window encodes the following:
- the LOC105688589 gene encoding sialin-like isoform X1 translates to MGLTKKLREKIPRRAILGAMMFLACMFSYVLRTNLSITIVAQVAQLKGTKPGPACENLDFIGNNTRNVTKGLPDYGERFEWNQNIQGLLLSGYFYGVIPGSIPSGYLAEKFGGARVVAFATLIPALLNLLMPWASSVHYAFVFVLRFTMGFFGGAVYPALHAMIARWVPPGEKGMFVWSMQGGPFGTVVTFALCGAVISSLGWKAAYYVTSGLILVFWALWVWLIYDTPDKHPGITEKEKLYIKEEIGSTVSKQKNKPPVKAVLTSVPFLALLWAHFANMWGIYFIATNGPKYTLEVLGFNMESGGIITGLPYIARLGAGAAFAAIGDYSRKKNYLTVNALRKSFMFFSHFGPAVCLIAMTYAGCDQTWAVVMLIFALGFNGAACQTSLQNHQDLAPNYAGSLYGVMNTIGSFPGFILPSAIGALTNKRNGVEEWRVMFWISAAIFASATLLFWFFGSAEIQPWNYENPAGAAAAAAALPEEEKQMTNGSKGAQLSGDDEEEENARL, encoded by the exons ATGGGGCTGACGAAGAAATTGAGAG aaaaaatccCACGGAGAGCGATCCTCGGAGCCATGATGTTTCTGGCTTGTATGTTCTCCTATGTATTAAGAACGAATCTTTCGATCACTATAGTGGCCCAGGTCGCGCAGTTGAAGGGCACGAAACCGGGACCGGCTTGCGAAAACTTGGATTTTATCGGAAACAATACCCGAAACGTCACCAAGGGGCTTCCAGAC TATGGCGAACGATTCGAGTGGAATCAGAACATTCAGGGACTGCTGTTGTCCGGATATTTCTACGGAGTAATTCCGGGCAGTATTCCGTCTGGTTATTTAGCAGAAAAATTTGGAGGTGCGAGGGTCGTTGC TTTCGCGACGCTGATTCCCGCGCTACTGAATTTACTCATGCCTTGGGCATCCAGCGTCCATTACGCGTTCGTTTTCGTCTTACGATTCACAATGGGATTCTTTGGG GGCGCCGTGTATCCGGCCTTGCACGCCATGATCGCTAGATGGGTTCCACCTGGCGAAAAGGGCATGTTCGTCTGGAGTATGCAAG GTGGACCCTTTGGTACCGTGGTAACATTTGCTCTTTGCGGTGCCGTCATTAGTTCGCTCGGCTGGAAGGCCGCCTATTATGTGACGAGCGGTTTGATTCTGGTATTTTGGGCCCTTTGGGTATGGCTAATCTACGATACTCCGGATAAACATCCCGGAAtaacagagaaagaaaagttgtACATCAAAGAAGAAATCGGGTCTACGGTCAGCAAACAAAAG AACAAGCCTCCCGTGAAAGCGGTGCTCACGTCCGTGCCATTTCTCGCTCTGCTCTGGGCTCATTTTGCCAACATGTGGGGTATTTATTTCATAGCCACGAATGGACCAAAGTATACTCTGGAAGTTCTCGGCTTTAATATGGAATCC GGAGGAATTATAACTGGACTCCCCTACATCGCTCGACTCGGAGCCGGTGCCGCTTTTGCCGCAATCGGAGATTACTCAAGGAAGAAGAATTACTTGACCGTCAATGCGCTCCGCAAGAGCTTCATGTTTTTCT CTCACTTCGGTCCAGCAGTTTGCCTAATCGCGATGACATACGCTGGATGTGATCAAACCTGGGCGGTGGTGATGCTGATATTCGCGCTGGGTTTCAACGGCGCCGCCTGTCAAACGAGTCTTCAGAATCACCAGGACTTAGCTCCTAACTACGCCGGGTCGCTTTACGGTGTGATGAATACCATTGGCAGTTTTCCCGGCTTCATTCTTCCATCGGCTATCGGGGCGCTCACAAATAAAAGG AATGGCGTAGAAGAGTGGCGCGTCATGTTCTGGATTTCTGCGGCTATTTTCGCATCGGCGACATTACTTTTCTGGTTCTTCGGATCGGCAGAGATTCAACCCTGGAACTACGAGAATCCAGCTggagctgctgccgctgccgctgctcttCCCGAGGAAGAAAAGCAAATGACCAACGGTAGCAAAGGGGCCCAACTCTCGGGCGACgatgaggaggaagaaaacgCACGACTCTAG
- the LOC105688589 gene encoding sialin-like isoform X2: protein MFSVALLQDRSSIFAARSCIHLKNPTESDPRSHDVSGLYVLLCIKNESFDHYSGPGRAVEGHETGTGLRKLGFYRKQYPKRHQGASRLWRTIRVESEHSGTAVVRIFLRSNSGQYSVWLFSRKIWRCEGRCGAVYPALHAMIARWVPPGEKGMFVWSMQGGPFGTVVTFALCGAVISSLGWKAAYYVTSGLILVFWALWVWLIYDTPDKHPGITEKEKLYIKEEIGSTVSKQKNKPPVKAVLTSVPFLALLWAHFANMWGIYFIATNGPKYTLEVLGFNMESGGIITGLPYIARLGAGAAFAAIGDYSRKKNYLTVNALRKSFMFFSHFGPAVCLIAMTYAGCDQTWAVVMLIFALGFNGAACQTSLQNHQDLAPNYAGSLYGVMNTIGSFPGFILPSAIGALTNKRNGVEEWRVMFWISAAIFASATLLFWFFGSAEIQPWNYENPAGAAAAAAALPEEEKQMTNGSKGAQLSGDDEEEENARL from the exons ATGTTCTCTGTTGCGTTGTTACAGGATCGCTCGAGTATCTTTGCAGCGCGTAGCTGCATTCATCT aaaaaatccCACGGAGAGCGATCCTCGGAGCCATGATGTTTCTGGCTTGTATGTTCTCCTATGTATTAAGAACGAATCTTTCGATCACTATAGTGGCCCAGGTCGCGCAGTTGAAGGGCACGAAACCGGGACCGGCTTGCGAAAACTTGGATTTTATCGGAAACAATACCCGAAACGTCACCAAGGGGCTTCCAGAC TATGGCGAACGATTCGAGTGGAATCAGAACATTCAGGGACTGCTGTTGTCCGGATATTTCTACGGAGTAATTCCGGGCAGTATTCCGTCTGGTTATTTAGCAGAAAAATTTGGAGGTGCGAGGGTCGTTGC GGCGCCGTGTATCCGGCCTTGCACGCCATGATCGCTAGATGGGTTCCACCTGGCGAAAAGGGCATGTTCGTCTGGAGTATGCAAG GTGGACCCTTTGGTACCGTGGTAACATTTGCTCTTTGCGGTGCCGTCATTAGTTCGCTCGGCTGGAAGGCCGCCTATTATGTGACGAGCGGTTTGATTCTGGTATTTTGGGCCCTTTGGGTATGGCTAATCTACGATACTCCGGATAAACATCCCGGAAtaacagagaaagaaaagttgtACATCAAAGAAGAAATCGGGTCTACGGTCAGCAAACAAAAG AACAAGCCTCCCGTGAAAGCGGTGCTCACGTCCGTGCCATTTCTCGCTCTGCTCTGGGCTCATTTTGCCAACATGTGGGGTATTTATTTCATAGCCACGAATGGACCAAAGTATACTCTGGAAGTTCTCGGCTTTAATATGGAATCC GGAGGAATTATAACTGGACTCCCCTACATCGCTCGACTCGGAGCCGGTGCCGCTTTTGCCGCAATCGGAGATTACTCAAGGAAGAAGAATTACTTGACCGTCAATGCGCTCCGCAAGAGCTTCATGTTTTTCT CTCACTTCGGTCCAGCAGTTTGCCTAATCGCGATGACATACGCTGGATGTGATCAAACCTGGGCGGTGGTGATGCTGATATTCGCGCTGGGTTTCAACGGCGCCGCCTGTCAAACGAGTCTTCAGAATCACCAGGACTTAGCTCCTAACTACGCCGGGTCGCTTTACGGTGTGATGAATACCATTGGCAGTTTTCCCGGCTTCATTCTTCCATCGGCTATCGGGGCGCTCACAAATAAAAGG AATGGCGTAGAAGAGTGGCGCGTCATGTTCTGGATTTCTGCGGCTATTTTCGCATCGGCGACATTACTTTTCTGGTTCTTCGGATCGGCAGAGATTCAACCCTGGAACTACGAGAATCCAGCTggagctgctgccgctgccgctgctcttCCCGAGGAAGAAAAGCAAATGACCAACGGTAGCAAAGGGGCCCAACTCTCGGGCGACgatgaggaggaagaaaacgCACGACTCTAG